From the Bacillus sp. FJAT-22090 genome, the window TGTGAATTTTTATAACTAAATTACATTCATTATCAATTCAAGTATAGAGTTTATATTTTCTTTTTTATCAATAGAAGAACGCCATTGATAATGGCGTGTATTTAAAACTTTATGGTATCTATGGGTTTAATATTCAGCGGATCAAAAGTGATTTCATATCCTTTGTAAACTTTTTTCAGTCCGTATTTATCGACATAATAATCAATCGATTTTTTTAAGTAATCTGCAGTTATTTCGATATGAACACAAACATCCTCTAAGGTAATTTTCCTCAGCTCATAACATTCTATCAGCTTTTCGAGTGATACAACTTTTTCATATCCCCATCTTCTAGCAACGAGTTCTAATTTTTGATTTTGGACTAGATTTAAATCGGTAATGTCCCCGTATGTCGTTTCGTAATGTCCCAATTCTTCTGCAAGAATACCATGTTTTTCATAACTATTTTTTAGCTTATTTATATATATCCTTTTATCTATATATATACCACCGAGACCTTTAGGCATTGTTGGATCTTCAATAATCTTTATATGCGGGTATTCAATTATCAATCGTTCATAATCCACACATTACACCTCATTTAATCTCGTTTGAATTTAATATAGTTAATGTAGTTTTTAATTGCTTCCATTTCTTCATCTGTAACATCATCATCGATGTGGGCAGCAAGGGTTTCAATTTTCGAATAAGACTGTTGAGTGTCTAATCCAAGTATTCTATCCATAGAGACATTAAAGG encodes:
- a CDS encoding ImmA/IrrE family metallo-endopeptidase — protein: MDYERLIIEYPHIKIIEDPTMPKGLGGIYIDKRIYINKLKNSYEKHGILAEELGHYETTYGDITDLNLVQNQKLELVARRWGYEKVVSLEKLIECYELRKITLEDVCVHIEITADYLKKSIDYYVDKYGLKKVYKGYEITFDPLNIKPIDTIKF